The proteins below come from a single uncultured delta proteobacterium genomic window:
- the alaS gene encoding alanyl-tRNA synthetase (Evidence 2a : Function of homologous gene experimentally demonstrated in an other organism; PubMedId : 1712632, 6256345, 7005898, 7025207, 8393005, 8604133; Product type e : enzyme) has product MLTANDIRRKFIKFFKDNSHEAVRSSSLIPKDDPTLLFTNAGMVQFKSIFQGLETRPYTRAVTAQKCLRVGGKHNDLENVGRTARHHTFFEMMGNFSFGDYFKKDAIRLAWDFVTKELELDKSRLWVTVFEEDDEAAKLWEDIAGVAPERILRIGEKDNFWSMGDTGPCGPCSEIFVDQGADMACGPNCGIGTCDCDRFLEIWNLVFMQFNQIEPGKREKLPKPSIDTGMGLERTAAICQGKRSNFDCDLFQDLIAYIADLAGVQYSFSDPDTNDTDTALRVIADHSRAIAFMVADGIMPSNEGRGYVLRRLIRRAYRFGRLIGMRGAFLCKTAVKVVDIMGTDYPELVESKDFIARLVREEEDRFDKTLDKGLALLEQELATLAAGGGLSGDVAFRLYDTYGFPLDIINDVAEKRGFTVDEAGFNAAMKEQKQRAKAAWKGSGEADIAGRFVSLLEEGLHAEFSGYASLKDASRITALVGADGERVDTLAAGAKGYVVTGRTPFYGASGGQAGDTGEIATPTGKATVTDTLKPLPALTVMAVTVTSGSLHLDSEASLAVTEGERMASARNHTATHLLHAALREVLGSHVHQAGSLVAPDRLRFDFTHMAAMSGEELAAVEDKVNAAIMADISLEAAEMSYDEAIGKGAMALFGEKYGDVVRVVCVPGESTELCGGTHLDRTGQAGLFTIISESGIAAGTRRIEAATGWNALAISRAQRAELQTVGTVLKARPGEIADKVAALQNDIRAMKKDLEKAASRAASGQGKNLMDSVETINGMKVLAARSGAPTIKALRETMDDVRSKMPSGIACLTAEEDGKVSLIIAVSKDLQDKFTAPALIKQVAGKIGGSGGGRPDMAQAGGNAPSGIDAAFAELRTILQG; this is encoded by the coding sequence ATGTTGACAGCCAATGACATCCGCCGCAAGTTCATCAAATTTTTCAAGGACAACAGCCATGAGGCCGTGCGGTCCTCGTCGCTCATCCCGAAGGACGACCCCACCCTGCTTTTCACCAACGCGGGGATGGTCCAGTTCAAAAGCATCTTCCAGGGCCTGGAAACACGGCCCTATACCCGGGCCGTGACCGCGCAGAAATGCCTGCGTGTGGGCGGCAAGCACAACGACCTGGAAAACGTGGGCAGAACCGCCCGGCACCACACGTTCTTTGAAATGATGGGCAACTTTTCCTTCGGCGACTACTTTAAAAAAGACGCCATCCGCCTGGCCTGGGACTTTGTGACCAAAGAGCTGGAGTTGGACAAAAGCCGCCTCTGGGTGACGGTCTTTGAGGAAGACGACGAAGCGGCCAAACTGTGGGAAGACATAGCCGGGGTCGCGCCGGAGCGCATCTTGCGCATCGGCGAGAAGGACAACTTCTGGTCCATGGGCGATACCGGCCCCTGCGGCCCCTGCTCGGAAATTTTCGTGGACCAGGGCGCGGACATGGCCTGCGGCCCCAACTGTGGCATCGGCACCTGCGATTGCGACCGGTTCCTGGAAATCTGGAACCTGGTTTTCATGCAGTTCAACCAGATCGAGCCGGGAAAACGCGAAAAACTGCCCAAGCCGAGCATCGACACGGGCATGGGCCTCGAACGCACGGCGGCCATCTGCCAGGGCAAACGCTCCAACTTTGACTGCGACCTGTTCCAGGACCTCATCGCGTACATCGCGGACCTCGCGGGCGTGCAATATTCCTTCAGCGACCCGGATACCAACGATACGGATACCGCGCTGCGCGTCATCGCGGACCATTCCCGCGCCATCGCCTTCATGGTGGCGGACGGCATCATGCCCTCCAACGAGGGGCGCGGCTACGTCCTGCGCCGCCTCATCCGCCGGGCGTACCGCTTCGGCAGGCTTATCGGCATGCGCGGCGCGTTTTTGTGCAAGACGGCGGTCAAGGTCGTGGACATCATGGGAACGGACTACCCCGAGTTGGTGGAATCAAAGGATTTCATCGCCCGCCTGGTGCGCGAGGAAGAGGACCGTTTCGACAAGACCCTGGACAAGGGCCTTGCCCTGCTCGAGCAGGAGTTGGCAACCCTTGCCGCGGGCGGCGGGCTTTCCGGGGATGTGGCCTTCCGGTTGTACGATACCTACGGCTTTCCCCTGGACATCATCAACGACGTGGCTGAAAAACGCGGGTTTACCGTGGACGAGGCCGGTTTCAACGCGGCCATGAAAGAGCAGAAACAGCGCGCCAAGGCCGCCTGGAAAGGCTCAGGGGAAGCGGATATCGCCGGGCGGTTCGTTTCCCTGCTTGAGGAAGGCTTGCATGCGGAATTTTCCGGCTACGCATCTTTGAAGGACGCAAGCCGCATCACGGCCCTGGTCGGCGCGGACGGCGAGCGCGTGGATACCCTGGCCGCCGGCGCGAAAGGCTATGTTGTCACCGGCCGCACGCCGTTCTACGGCGCTTCCGGCGGGCAGGCCGGGGATACCGGCGAAATCGCCACCCCCACCGGCAAGGCGACCGTGACGGACACGCTCAAACCCCTGCCCGCCCTGACGGTCATGGCCGTTACCGTCACCTCCGGCTCCCTGCATCTGGACAGCGAAGCATCGCTCGCCGTGACGGAAGGCGAACGCATGGCCTCCGCCCGCAACCACACCGCCACCCACCTGCTGCACGCGGCCCTGCGCGAAGTGCTGGGGAGTCATGTGCACCAGGCGGGCTCCCTGGTCGCGCCGGACCGGTTGCGCTTCGACTTCACCCACATGGCGGCCATGAGCGGCGAGGAACTCGCGGCAGTGGAAGACAAGGTCAACGCGGCCATCATGGCGGACATTTCCCTTGAGGCCGCTGAAATGAGTTATGACGAGGCCATAGGCAAAGGCGCCATGGCGCTCTTCGGCGAAAAATACGGCGACGTGGTCCGCGTGGTCTGCGTGCCGGGCGAATCCACGGAACTGTGCGGCGGCACCCACCTTGACCGCACGGGACAGGCGGGCCTGTTCACGATCATCAGCGAATCCGGCATCGCGGCGGGCACACGCCGCATCGAAGCGGCCACCGGCTGGAACGCCCTGGCCATCTCCCGCGCGCAACGGGCCGAATTGCAGACCGTGGGCACTGTGCTGAAAGCCAGGCCCGGCGAAATCGCGGACAAGGTCGCGGCCTTGCAGAACGACATCCGCGCCATGAAGAAAGACCTGGAAAAGGCCGCCTCCCGCGCGGCTTCCGGCCAGGGTAAAAACCTCATGGATTCCGTGGAGACGATAAACGGCATGAAAGTGCTGGCGGCCCGCTCCGGCGCGCCGACGATCAAGGCCCTGCGGGAGACCATGGATGACGTGCGCTCGAAAATGCCCTCGGGCATCGCCTGCCTGACGGCCGAGGAAGACGGGAAGGTCAGTTTGATTATCGCCGTTTCCAAGGACCTGCAGGACAAGTTTACCGCGCCCGCGCTCATCAAGCAGGTTGCGGGAAAAATCGGCGGTTCCGGCGGCGGCAGGCCCGACATGGCCCAGGCCGGCGGCAACGCCCCCTCCGGCATAGACGCGGCCTTTGCCGAACTGAGAACCATACTCCAGGGGTGA